A genomic segment from Gossypium hirsutum isolate 1008001.06 chromosome D04, Gossypium_hirsutum_v2.1, whole genome shotgun sequence encodes:
- the LOC107936214 gene encoding BTB/POZ domain-containing protein At3g56230 isoform X3, with protein sequence MSSAFNFGFSSSFPSSFSSSNPSSFSSSTSSTAPGFGFSSSTASFGSSSSASSFSSRSAKSIFTTPVNEKPLTDTEDDLRKRISFLSGFMVAFKDQIHTDIKLKPNNGPCISAHRSLLAARSEIFKNILSSDNWKAPPTDTDTITLSELSTEELKSLLEFLYTGDLPADKFKNHVYALCAAADKYEIPYLQESCERYMLNSLNASNALDILDLSNLYSKKKLKETTLNFIVRNMKSIVSSQKYEEFASSNPNLCVEVSRAFVESRGAHGQGRPAWFEGPPGIWEGLGRK encoded by the exons ATGTCTTCTGCATTCAACTTCGGCTTTTCATCTTCTTTTCCATCGAGCTTTTCATCTTCTAATCCATCGAGCTTTTCATCTTCTACTTCATCGACAGCTCCTGGCTTCGGCTTTTCATCTTCTACTGCATCATTCGGCTCTTCATCTTCGGCTTCTTCTTTCTCCAGTAGAAG CGCAAAGTCAATATTCACGACACCCGTGAACGAG AAACCATTGACGGATACTGAAGATGATTTGAGAAAGAGAATAAGTTTCTTAAGTGGATTTATGGTGGCTTTCAAGGACCAAATTCACACTGATATAAAGCTTAAGCCTAACAATGGCCCCTGCATTTCAGCGCACAGATCTTTACTG GCAGCAAGATCAGAAATCTTTAAGAACATACTAAGCTCAGACAACTGGAAGGCTCCACCGACCGATACTGATACGATCACTCTATCAGAATTAAGCACCGAAGAGCTCAAGTCCCTCCTAGAGTTTCTTTACACTGGGGATTTGCCTGCCGATAAGTTTAAGAATCATGTTTATGCGTTATGTGCTGCAGCTGATAAGTATGAGATTCCGTACTTACAAGAGTCGTGCGAGCGATACATGCTGAATTCCTTGAATGCATCGAATGCTCTCGATATTTTAGATTTATCGAATTTGTATTCGAAGAAGAAACTGAAGGAAACAACTTTGAACTTCATCGTCCGGAACATGAAGAGCATAGTTTCGTCGCAAAAGTATGAAGAATTTGCATCCAGCAACCCCAATCTTTGTGTGGAGGTTTCAAGGGCGTTTGTTGAatctagaggtgctcatgggcagGGCCGCCCGGCCTGGTTCGAAGGCCCGCCCGGaatttgggagggtttgggtagaaaatag